Proteins from a genomic interval of Pseudomonadota bacterium:
- a CDS encoding HAD-IIIA family hydrolase yields MPDDTCSPSGTSYPSDCDITQGLREKAFSRKHSDERSYLWRSCLPRAKQIKLLLLDVDGVLTDGTITYTHGGDEIKSFHTRDGLGLRLLQEAGVEVGIITARTSEAVTRRARDLSLKYVFQGSRNKIEAYDTIISELKVKPEEIAYMGDDWLDLPILTRVGFAITVADGAAEVRNVAHFITSSPGGKGAVREVCDLIIEAKDMTQTLLEKYTHP; encoded by the coding sequence ATGCCGGACGACACCTGCTCCCCATCAGGAACCTCCTATCCTTCGGATTGTGATATCACCCAAGGACTGCGGGAAAAAGCGTTCTCACGAAAACATTCTGACGAGCGGAGCTACCTGTGGCGCTCCTGCCTGCCAAGGGCCAAACAGATCAAACTGCTGCTCCTTGACGTTGACGGAGTTTTGACCGACGGCACCATCACCTATACCCATGGAGGCGATGAGATAAAATCCTTTCACACCAGAGACGGCCTTGGCCTCAGACTCCTCCAGGAGGCCGGAGTGGAAGTAGGGATCATTACCGCCCGGACTTCTGAGGCTGTGACCCGACGCGCCAGAGATCTTTCCCTTAAATACGTCTTTCAGGGATCCAGAAATAAAATCGAGGCGTATGATACAATAATTTCCGAACTCAAGGTCAAACCTGAAGAAATAGCCTATATGGGAGATGACTGGCTGGATCTGCCGATTCTCACCCGGGTTGGATTTGCAATAACTGTTGCCGACGGCGCAGCAGAAGTCAGAAATGTTGCTCATTTCATAACCTCAAGCCCAGGGGGCAAAGGTGCGGTGCGCGAGGTCTGCGATCTGATCATCGAAGCAAAGGATATGACTCAAACCCTCCTTGAAAAATACACCCACCCATGA